In one window of bacterium DNA:
- the tmk gene encoding dTMP kinase, with the protein MTSFFVTFEGIDYSGKSLQSKLLCERLQSDHRAVLLLRDPGATRISEKIRSLLLDKTLDEMSAVTELLLYEAARSQMVEQLIRPALASGQTVICDRFYDSTTAYQGFARGLDLGLVQSANRIGSCGLVPGHTFLLDLEPAAALARKKISGREADRIEQEGLAFQSRVREGYLQTAAMEPGRFTVLDAQADSEELHQTIWSVIIQKFGE; encoded by the coding sequence ATGACCTCTTTTTTCGTGACCTTTGAAGGAATCGATTACTCGGGCAAATCGCTGCAGAGCAAGCTGCTGTGCGAGCGGCTGCAATCAGACCATCGCGCCGTTCTGCTGCTGCGCGATCCCGGCGCCACCCGCATTTCGGAAAAAATCCGCAGCCTGCTGCTCGATAAGACTTTAGATGAGATGTCCGCTGTCACCGAGCTGTTGCTCTATGAGGCGGCGCGCAGTCAGATGGTGGAGCAGTTGATCAGGCCGGCGCTGGCGAGCGGGCAAACGGTGATCTGCGACCGTTTCTATGATTCCACCACCGCTTATCAGGGATTTGCCCGCGGTCTCGATTTGGGCCTCGTGCAATCCGCCAACCGCATCGGCTCCTGCGGCTTGGTTCCCGGTCATACTTTTTTACTGGATCTGGAGCCCGCCGCTGCCCTGGCCCGGAAAAAAATCTCCGGTCGGGAGGCGGACCGCATCGAGCAGGAGGGGCTTGCATTTCAAAGCCGTGTGCGGGAGGGTTATCTGCAGACCGCGGCCATGGAGCCGGGCCGATTTACCGTACTCGACGCCCAGGCCGATTCGGAAGAGCTTCATCAGACCATTTGGTCTGTTATTATTCAAAAGTTCGGAGAATGA